The stretch of DNA TAAGTTTATGGTCATCAGTAACTCTTCAATTATCTAATATTCTAAAGGAAATCACCATTGGATAAACAGTGAGAAACATTTTATAGCCAGAATAattttttggataagaagcactcttattaataagaaaagaaaggataTATATTACACCCAGAATATAAGAATTTATTTGAAATGAAATCATTATTTATAAAGAAAGTGGAAACAGTATAAAGAAAGAgcattataatatatttatccATGTCAAATGTAATTCAAATGCACTTTGCAAAAACCGACAGTCACAGGGATAAAAGTAAGCCTTCGAATATCATCATTGCaactttaaatatattatacCCGAGGACGAATTAGTTCTCCAACATATTCAATCACGAAGTCCTCTGCCTCTATAGGCTCCATTGCAACAAGACCCCAGTCATGTATCTTGCTCCTTTGAAAACGTAATCGTTTTTTCCTTGCCTGAACAGTGCAAAATGGACTGTTAAAACTTCATGTATCACAAAGCTTCAGATAAGAATCCCATAAAAACACATTCATTTTCATCACCTTCAATTGAGGCACTTTCAGAAGATCTGCACCCTCGGCAGCAGCAAGAAGGTTGCGCAATTTCATCCTATTTGTTCTTGCAGAAAGACCCTTATTATTCGATAGCTGCAATAAATTATTATCTGAATCTATGCACTTGTTTTGTATACAGGCAATGCCCCTGACACGTGCTCTATATGCAGGAGTAGCACTTTGAGACCATCTATGCCATTCCCACCCATCAATGGAAGTCCTAGCACATCCATCAGATCTAGGACATAAATTCAATGGCTTGGATTTGGCAGAATTCCTCCTTGCAATAGTAGCATGTTTGCTTGCTCCATGCTTTGCACCATCgtttgaaattttcaaagacTTGGCAGGATGTAAGGATGGCATACCATCTGTTGAATGTTTCCTTTTTTGTTTCGACATTTTATTTGCTGCAAACAGGAATAGGCAACAATTAAAATACATCTGAATCTTGCAGAAACAGTAAACATACATCTACAATGATCCAATACAGATAATCTTCATTAAGAAGCACAAAGCTGATAAACATATTTTTTCCATATACCGACCACTTGGTCTCTGTTTGGAGCAATGACCAGCAGCCTTCCCCTTAATGGTGCCATCACTGCAATTGCTTTTAGCCACCTTCTTCATGGAAACACTATTATTTGTTGATGCTGAAAGCttcttttcatttgattttaggACATCCTCAGCATTGCTTTTAACCACCTTCTTCATTCCAACACTATTATTTGTTGACGCAGAAAGCCTCCTTTCATTAGATTTTACGGCATCCACAACACCATCTGGATAAAGAAAAGCCACAAGGGTTAATCTTAAACAAATTCATTCTTATAAAAACCATATCACCAAATTAACAAGCAAAGTTATATATTTTGACCAGTATGTGAAAGTTTCAATGCTTTCGAACTAGTTTTATTCTTCAAGGACAATCGATCACCATCTGTGCTACCATTGACAATGATAGATGACCTGCTCTTATTAGATTTATCTTTCTTCCCTTTAACCACACTAGCCTTTCCACGCTTAGCAGCTATTTTGACTTCTGCAGTTTCATTCAAATCTCCCAAAACATAATTCCTTAACTTACACACGTTCTGCTTCCCTGGCCTCGAATCATCCACTGAAGCAGATTGAGAGGAACACAACTCTTTGTGTGACAGTTTCTTGCGGTGGTATGTATACTTTCCATTAACTAGAGGAACTGCAGAAGAGCCTTTTGCTCCTCCTTTCATCTTTCCCAGTCCAGAAGTAGCATCATTTAAAGGttccttccttgctttctttgcTTTTCCTTTCTAAAGGattacaaacaaaaataaataaataaatcaactcAGGCTCAACATGAGATGAAATTAAACCAGAAACCAAAGGCAGGTAGCAAAAACATATCTAAGTTATTGTAAGTAATAACAAGCACAGACAACCCTATAAACATATTTAAGCTCTCATTAATAAGAATGAGAGAAGCTCTAACCTCATGAATACCAGAATGACTGCGTTTCTTATTAGACATAAAAGCTTGATTCAATGTAGGATAAAAAAAAGCGGATTTCCACTCTTCTAGGACTTCATTATGCAACTTTTGTCGGCACAGTGCAGTTGCAACATATTCTGTAATCTTAGGATTACATTCAGCTACCCTTGAAGGTCGAATCTTCAAATTCGGTGGTGGGAAAATTGTGTGCGAGTTCTCTTCAAATCCAGGTGGAAGTTCACCAATTTCCCCTTCATCAACTACTTCTACACCTCCACACAACTCCTCAAATGCATTCGAGAATACATTAGACATATGATTTGCTAATGAAGGCTCACAAACTGAATCTTCAGCCTTAACAGTAGCTACTAACTTGTCATTTAGAATTTCCTTCATAGGAGTTTCACCAGTGTGTAGTTCTGAGAAACCAGAGACACTAACAGCAACCTACAATAATTAAAGGATTCTTCAATATAATATagcaaagaaagataaaaataacaAGCACACTTCTAATCACATTACCTTACTCAATTTGTCTTCATGAGGGGAATGAATTATTTTGTTCACTTCCTTTTCAACAAAACTTCGAAAGTATTCAGCTAAAGACACCTTTGAAGAGAAGTGAAGCTCATTCTCCACACTTTCAATAATGCATGTCAAATTTTTGGAGTTACTATAAGTGCATGAAACTCTTTGACCTTCCATTAAATTTCCATCTTTGGGTACATTAGAAGATAAAGAAGGTAACTTAGAATGAGAATCTGTTCCTGTTGTCAGCACTCCAAACTGATTACAGCCATCGGTAGGGTATTTAGAACAACCTGTCCCAAGAAGCAACTGCAGAACAATTATATGATCATTATGGGGACAactgaagcaaaaaaaaaaaataataataataataataagcaaaAGATACTCACAGCTTCAGATTTAATCTTTCCATCATATTCTCCACAACCATTAACAAATATTTGAAGATTAGGATGAGACCAAAGTTTCTTTTTCCTCCAGGAACATAAGTACTCTGCTAGAGGGTCAAAAAATACAGCATTCCACGTGACTTGCATGCAATAATCAACAAGTACTTTACGTACAACAGCATACGACCACCAAAAGTTCTCAACACTTCCAACCGATTTAAAACTTGTTGAAGATGGTCTAGAAATTTCAAGACAAGTCTGATCATCTGCAATATGGGAAGATGCATGCTCACTCGGAACAGCAGTATCTTTACTAATCTCCACAGCAACATTTGACTGTTAATGCAAAAATTCAACAACTTAATAATGCTGCATATAATTTGAACAACACTACATGTATAGAAACAAAAACATCACCCTTTTGCTGTCAACCACGGAGGTCTCAGAAGCCAGGTTAGTTGAATCAAGCTTCTGCCTCTTGTGTTTCTTTTCAGTAAAAAATTCTGCAATAATATCACTTATAACCCCATCGAGCACAACTCTGCGGGCAGATTTCATGACACCCAAGTGCAATTGGGAAGAAATGTCCTCAGATATTTCACAGATTAAGTTTACCGTACCACCAAGCTCATTGTTGTTGGAACCTGATCTACAAATGGTTCCAGATGTATCCCCTTTCAGAGCATTTACAGCAGCAACTAGCAGAAAGGAACCATACTTATTGCCAAAATGAGATATCTgtaaattaacataaaaaagtCATGAAAAGGCTTTGCTAGAATAACATTACCTTCTCTGGACAAAACACAGGTAAACCAAAGCAACAAAGTAATATTCCAACAactttgtttaatattttattttttcctaaaTATAAATACCACATCATAGGTTTGTAACGTATACTTTCTTTTGtgtgtgatatatatatatataaacaataaTCTATACTGATACTACACACTTCAATGTCAAGGGGAAGTTAAATAACAATTTCCTTGAAATTTGGCATACTTCAAAACTCAATCATACAAAAACATACTGGCTACATGGCAGTCcaggaaattttcaattaaatccAGTTTTACATGAGAGGGAAAAAGAAACTGGACAGGAAGAGCTAAGTTGGGAATACACACTAATGTGGATGAGAACTAGTGGTTGACCATACCAATcacattaaatttttatacgAGCTAGCAAATTACATCAAGTTTCTGACAAATTTCAACTTCTGATCAAGCATCAAAACAAAATGATTATCAAGGATCCAATTCAAAAATGGTCATTTCAGGtataaaaattgtattttagCTTAAAAGAATAGATtacaaggaattaacaacaatctAATTGCAACCTTCCaaactaacaataacaataaaaagagGGAAAAAATATCTTGATGCACCTAAAGGATAATCATGAACCCCGGTAGTAAAACATAATTAATCGTTTCCTGAACAAAGAATACGGCTCATAAAATTGTTTcagaaaataaatattagaatCTTACCATTGACGAGTCTTGAAGATATCCATGATGATGCCAGGAAATCAATTCTGAAATAGAATGTGGACCGTGTTTCATGCCCTTTTCATCCTCATAAAGCCAACAACGTTCTTCACCTaactgaaaaagaaataaaacaccCATCAAAAAAGACAAACTAGTAATTCAAACAGACTTAAATTTGACAAAACCCACAGATATGCACTACCATCTGAGAAGATATCATACTGTTGAACAACTCTGACTTTGAACATTGGTGGTTAGGTTCATTAATGCAGTAATTGCCATGTGAATACGGAACTGACTGCGAGCCAGAGTTAACAGCCAAAGGAGCAGCATTGTCAAGAGACTGATTCTGCCCATATATTGCCATATCCATAGATGAGGAGGGACCATTTGTATGAACCCCTGAGCCAGAGAAACCCAAATTCAGATATGCAAACCCAGTAGAGACATGGTCAGGAAACTGCTTGAAGTAATTCAGTGGCACAGGGTTCATTATTGTGCCATTAATCATAGGATAGACAGGAAGCTCAAATGGCAAGAAACCAGTAGTTAAACCCTCATATAGTTGCTCCTGAATATATGGACCACACATTTGCCCTTGTTCATTCACATACATCCATCCACTCACAAAAGCAGGCTGCTGCACATAGCTACTGAAACGCTGGTCTTGATGTGAAATATTCCCTGCTGTAGAACATGCAGGAATATCACTACCACCAACATTTTCTTGGCAGCTCATCTCCATTCCAGAACTATCCACTTTATCATCAATATTGTAGTAAGAGGGAATACCACCAGCACTCTTGAACACAGAAGCATTCAAGCATGAAAGATAATTCAATCTGAAAAGGAGGACTTTGAAAGTAAGATTGAAGCACGGGTTAATTTTGTTATCATATCTGAATATTCTGACTTTTACATGTCACTTAGTTCCATCCAACAGTCACCACTACACCCTACTTCAGTTTTAGTAAAAACAAGACAAATAGGAATACTATAAGAGaaacacacaagaaggaaaattgaACCTTCCCCCCCCAGGAAGGACATTATAACATGTAATAGACCATATTTATATCTAAACCATCAACATCTAAACCTATGGTCCCTAGGTCTCCCCCAATCTCTAGCCATTAGACTATCCCCCATCTGATCCGCTCTCCTTACTAGGGTTTGTAAAGACCTTCTATGAGAAACATATGTGACTCTGAAAAACCATAAGAAACTCTCCATATTTTTTCCATGTACATTCCTctgaagaaatgatggaaaaACAGTCAAAGAGAAGCTTTCAGCACAATCCATCCCAAATTCATGGCCTCTGAATAGCCACTGAATCACGAGTTCAACTTCAATATCATTTAAAGTCCACAACCACATGCCTCATTCCAGATAATTTTTCATATAACAATGGCACTTAGCAATAGAAAAATTAGAACAACAGAGTATGCAAACTGTAACCAACTAAACACTCAAAGAAAAGTCAAAAGATATAAAGCAGAAAATCTCAGTCAGAAAATCAAGGCTAACAACTGCGTAAATTCCTTTACAAGCTAGAATATCTTATAACACTTAGCACCAAACCTCTTCCTCCTACTCAATCTTTCCAAAAGAAAATTTCAACTTGACAAACAAAAATTAGCAATcacaacaaaagaaacaaacaacaacaaaatatatCTGAGTCAACCGAATGTTACTGAATGCACCACCCATATCCAGTGCGATTGcaggaaaaattgaaaaactaaACCTAAAACATTTTTCCCGATCATTAATAAAGCGCGTTCACTGCATATCCACAAGCTAAAATGTGAAGAAATTGGACACATGCAAACTGATACCATATGCGGAAGCATTGGACGATCCAGGCAATCAATCGGAATAATTGAAGAATTTCAGCATTGGAAAGGATCCAGCGCACCACGGACGGAAAGGAACGATGGGAAACCACGACGGCGGCGGTGAACCAAGAACGGCGGACCGGAGATTAGGGAGTGGGAGGCTGGCTAGGACGTGGACTGCGAGGTATGGACCGGGTCATAAAGTCAAGTCCACGGATGACCCTCTTCTAATCGCCTCTCGCCATCCTTAACCCAAACTGAGCTGAAAAATGGGTTGGGTCGGTGAACAACATTTTCGGCTATGTTGCATGGGTTTTATTGTCTTCTAAATTCAAGGACTTACAATTGTCAATTACAAACCTCTACTTCTATCGTctaccaaaaacaaaaataaaaaacgacTAGTTAATTTTTGGGATGGCAAATTGGAAACTCTACCCGTATTCACGGGTAATTACCCAACCCAGACGGGACgaggtttttttttcttttttccgtCGCGAGTTTTCTGTTAGTGTTAGGGCATGATCGAGGTCAATATATGGTTTTTGGTGATTGATCGAGGTCAATATATATCAGCTCCTATCCCTCTataatattatcaaatattttccatatacaagtcattttttaaaataaattcataCAAATCTTTTTAACCTAATTCATCTCACGCGCGTCTTAATCtaactaatttttcaattaacGCGCAAATATATAATTGCTTTTTCCGTaagaattttgttttctttttcgaaTTTCGTCAGCATTTTTTATCTTTCATCTCTGCATTTTCTACATTTTTCTTCCTTCGTTCATCTCtgcattttctatatttttcttctttcgttTCTCTGCATTCTCTCTGTGTTCTCTTTCTTCGTTTTTCTCGATTTCTTTTGTTCTCTATGTTCGTTTTTGAAATCAAGCTCTCAAATCAGTTTTGAGGATAATGAAAGCTCAAACTGTCAATTGAACCAGAGTGAAGtggattattgttttgaatccaatGAAGCAGCTGAGGTGTGGTTcaattctaattaatattttcgttagtagtttatgattttATAGGTGAATAATGTTGTGAAATTGCTTGTGAAAATTTCATTGCTGATGGTTTAAATTGAATGTATTTAGGAGTTCTGATGAATCTATTTGCATTTCTTGTTTCGGTGTATATCAAAACTATTTTGGTGTATTGTGGGGAGttttcagtgtatttataggttCAGACTTTTCAAATGAGCGATGGTGAATtgtattattgttttgaatcaaATCAAGTAGTGAGGTGTGGTTTGAATATAGATAATGTAGTTTGTTTGTAGTTTATGATTCTATAGTTGAATTGTTTTAGTTTCTGTTTGATGATGAGTTCTGAatctgattttattattttttatgatgagtTTCGGTGTATGCTAGCTTTTAATATGGTGTATTGTGGACTATTTTCGGTGTATTTTGCAGTTTCTCTGCGATGTTGATGAGCAGCTTGTTCCGAAGATTGGGATGACTTTTAACACGCTTGAGGATGTTTCAAATTTTACAAAGATTATTCGAAAGTTACAggtttttctacaagatttTGGAGAACAAATAAGAAGGAACATGAAATTAAGAACCAATTGATtcatgtagcagagagggaaaatgaaaattgaaaatatctTCAACTAAGAAGATAAATCTCTAAGCTAGATTAAATTTTTCCTGCAAGATTTATATACACATATTAAAGGACATTGGTGTTTGGATCATTTTGAAGGTTGTGCAGCATCATTCACATCCCTGCTAAGCAAATCAAGCAGAGATACTTAAACAGCacagggaactaagcatgtTCGTACGATgtacaatagagaataacgagAGAAAGCTGGAATCAGACAAAACAAAACATACCAATCATTTGTCGCAACAGCCGGGTGTCATCGTGAGTTAAGTTTTATCGAAAAAGATGTGAGAAATTACATCACAGGAGAAGTGCAGAATGTTTTGGAACTAAAGAATGCGAAAGAATTTGGAAAATACttattaa from Arachis duranensis cultivar V14167 chromosome 4, aradu.V14167.gnm2.J7QH, whole genome shotgun sequence encodes:
- the LOC107483743 gene encoding histone-lysine N-methyltransferase ATXR7 isoform X1 yields the protein MEMSCQENVGGSDIPACSTAGNISHQDQRFSSYVQQPAFVSGWMYVNEQGQMCGPYIQEQLYEGLTTGFLPFELPVYPMINGTIMNPVPLNYFKQFPDHVSTGFAYLNLGFSGSGVHTNGPSSSMDMAIYGQNQSLDNAAPLAVNSGSQSVPYSHGNYCINEPNHQCSKSELFNSMISSQMLGEERCWLYEDEKGMKHGPHSISELISWHHHGYLQDSSMISHFGNKYGSFLLVAAVNALKGDTSGTICRSGSNNNELGGTVNLICEISEDISSQLHLGVMKSARRVVLDGVISDIIAEFFTEKKHKRQKLDSTNLASETSVVDSKRSNVAVEISKDTAVPSEHASSHIADDQTCLEISRPSSTSFKSVGSVENFWWSYAVVRKVLVDYCMQVTWNAVFFDPLAEYLCSWRKKKLWSHPNLQIFVNGCGEYDGKIKSEALLLGTGCSKYPTDGCNQFGVLTTGTDSHSKLPSLSSNVPKDGNLMEGQRVSCTYSNSKNLTCIIESVENELHFSSKVSLAEYFRSFVEKEVNKIIHSPHEDKLSKVAVSVSGFSELHTGETPMKEILNDKLVATVKAEDSVCEPSLANHMSNVFSNAFEELCGGVEVVDEGEIGELPPGFEENSHTIFPPPNLKIRPSRVAECNPKITEYVATALCRQKLHNEVLEEWKSAFFYPTLNQAFMSNKKRSHSGIHEKGKAKKARKEPLNDATSGLGKMKGGAKGSSAVPLVNGKYTYHRKKLSHKELCSSQSASVDDSRPGKQNVCKLRNYVLGDLNETAEVKIAAKRGKASVVKGKKDKSNKSRSSIIVNGSTDGDRLSLKNKTSSKALKLSHTDGVVDAVKSNERRLSASTNNSVGMKKVVKSNAEDVLKSNEKKLSASTNNSVSMKKVAKSNCSDGTIKGKAAGHCSKQRPSANKMSKQKRKHSTDGMPSLHPAKSLKISNDGAKHGASKHATIARRNSAKSKPLNLCPRSDGCARTSIDGWEWHRWSQSATPAYRARVRGIACIQNKCIDSDNNLLQLSNNKGLSARTNRMKLRNLLAAAEGADLLKVPQLKARKKRLRFQRSKIHDWGLVAMEPIEAEDFVIEYVGELIRPRISDIRERQYEKMGIGSSYLFRLDDGYVVDATKRGGIARFINHSCEPNCYTKVISFEGQKKIFIYSKRHIAAGEEITYNYKFPLEDKKIPCNCGSRKCRGSLN
- the LOC107483743 gene encoding histone-lysine N-methyltransferase ATXR7 isoform X2 — translated: MVPPHLWIWQYMGRISLLTMLLLWLLTLARSQFRIHMAITALMNLTTNVQSQSCSTLGEERCWLYEDEKGMKHGPHSISELISWHHHGYLQDSSMISHFGNKYGSFLLVAAVNALKGDTSGTICRSGSNNNELGGTVNLICEISEDISSQLHLGVMKSARRVVLDGVISDIIAEFFTEKKHKRQKLDSTNLASETSVVDSKRSNVAVEISKDTAVPSEHASSHIADDQTCLEISRPSSTSFKSVGSVENFWWSYAVVRKVLVDYCMQVTWNAVFFDPLAEYLCSWRKKKLWSHPNLQIFVNGCGEYDGKIKSEALLLGTGCSKYPTDGCNQFGVLTTGTDSHSKLPSLSSNVPKDGNLMEGQRVSCTYSNSKNLTCIIESVENELHFSSKVSLAEYFRSFVEKEVNKIIHSPHEDKLSKVAVSVSGFSELHTGETPMKEILNDKLVATVKAEDSVCEPSLANHMSNVFSNAFEELCGGVEVVDEGEIGELPPGFEENSHTIFPPPNLKIRPSRVAECNPKITEYVATALCRQKLHNEVLEEWKSAFFYPTLNQAFMSNKKRSHSGIHEKGKAKKARKEPLNDATSGLGKMKGGAKGSSAVPLVNGKYTYHRKKLSHKELCSSQSASVDDSRPGKQNVCKLRNYVLGDLNETAEVKIAAKRGKASVVKGKKDKSNKSRSSIIVNGSTDGDRLSLKNKTSSKALKLSHTDGVVDAVKSNERRLSASTNNSVGMKKVVKSNAEDVLKSNEKKLSASTNNSVSMKKVAKSNCSDGTIKGKAAGHCSKQRPSANKMSKQKRKHSTDGMPSLHPAKSLKISNDGAKHGASKHATIARRNSAKSKPLNLCPRSDGCARTSIDGWEWHRWSQSATPAYRARVRGIACIQNKCIDSDNNLLQLSNNKGLSARTNRMKLRNLLAAAEGADLLKVPQLKARKKRLRFQRSKIHDWGLVAMEPIEAEDFVIEYVGELIRPRISDIRERQYEKMGIGSSYLFRLDDGYVVDATKRGGIARFINHSCEPNCYTKVISFEGQKKIFIYSKRHIAAGEEITYNYKFPLEDKKIPCNCGSRKCRGSLN